Proteins encoded within one genomic window of Acidihalobacter prosperus:
- the glgB gene encoding 1,4-alpha-glucan branching protein GlgB, giving the protein MTNALSGDLGRILEARHHDPFGFLGLHAEAGGSIARAYLPHAVEAWIGADRLPMTPLEQAAGLFEWRGSADVLPAHPLVHWTESNGDAHERHDPYSFMPQLSEFDLQLINTGKHWHAYRILGAHTWQVDGVAGVRFAVWAPNAERVSVIGDFNHWDGRCHPMRVRGGTGIWELFLPDIAIGCLYKFELRNRHSGQIVTKIDPYARQFELRPQTACIAIADSTYEWQDHDWLEARKSSDWLHAPMSVFEVHLGSWQRDDQGHFLDYRTIADRLTAYVRELGFTHVELLPITEHPLDASWGYQTTGYFAPTSRFGAPDDFRYLVDRLHQAGIGVLLDWVPGHFPRDEHALARFDGTPLYEHADPRLGEHRDWGTYIFNYGRNEVRNFLISSAMFWVEEFHIDGLRVDAVASMLYLDYSREAGDWLPNKFGGNENLEALDFLRELNATVQGNHPGVLITAEESTAWPQVTRPPDLGGLGFAMKWNMGWMHDILQYFGKDPIHRHFHHDQLTFGLLYAFTENFVLPFSHDEVVHGKRSLLYRMPGDEWQRFANLRLLYAFMYTYPGKKLLFMGCEFGQGSEWNFDAQLDWYVTQYAHHQGVRALVSDLNRLYRDNAPLHRQDFEWQGFEWIDCHDAAQSVISFMRKDDAGRHLLVVCNFTPIPRQQYRLGTPHHGVYREKFNSDSTYYGGTNTGNPPLMQTEPTPWMGRERSLSLQLPPLGLLVLEPAD; this is encoded by the coding sequence ATGACGAACGCACTTTCCGGTGATCTCGGCCGCATCCTGGAGGCCAGACACCATGATCCCTTCGGCTTTCTGGGCTTGCACGCCGAAGCAGGCGGTTCGATCGCGAGGGCGTATCTACCGCACGCCGTCGAGGCCTGGATAGGCGCTGACCGATTGCCGATGACGCCACTCGAACAGGCCGCAGGCCTGTTCGAGTGGCGTGGGTCCGCCGACGTCTTGCCGGCACATCCGCTCGTGCACTGGACGGAAAGCAACGGCGACGCCCATGAGCGGCATGACCCTTACAGCTTCATGCCGCAACTCAGCGAGTTTGACCTACAGCTGATCAACACTGGCAAGCACTGGCATGCCTACCGCATTCTCGGCGCACATACGTGGCAAGTCGACGGCGTGGCTGGCGTTCGGTTCGCGGTCTGGGCTCCGAATGCCGAACGTGTCAGCGTGATTGGCGACTTCAACCACTGGGACGGACGCTGCCACCCCATGCGCGTACGTGGCGGCACCGGTATCTGGGAGCTGTTCCTACCGGATATCGCGATCGGGTGTCTGTATAAATTCGAATTGCGCAATCGGCACAGTGGCCAGATCGTCACCAAAATCGATCCCTACGCCCGTCAATTCGAGCTGCGGCCGCAAACCGCCTGCATCGCCATCGCCGACAGCACCTATGAATGGCAAGACCATGACTGGCTGGAGGCACGCAAATCCAGCGATTGGCTACATGCCCCCATGTCCGTCTTCGAAGTGCATCTGGGCTCATGGCAGCGCGACGACCAGGGGCATTTCCTGGACTATCGCACGATCGCGGACCGCCTCACGGCCTATGTCCGCGAACTCGGTTTCACCCATGTGGAACTGCTGCCGATCACCGAACATCCGCTCGATGCCTCATGGGGTTATCAGACCACCGGGTATTTCGCGCCAACCAGCCGGTTCGGTGCGCCAGACGACTTCCGCTATCTTGTCGACCGGCTGCATCAGGCAGGCATCGGCGTACTGCTCGACTGGGTGCCAGGGCATTTCCCGCGGGATGAGCATGCACTTGCCCGCTTCGACGGCACGCCTTTGTACGAACACGCCGACCCGCGTCTCGGAGAACACAGGGACTGGGGCACCTATATCTTTAACTATGGTCGAAATGAAGTACGCAATTTCCTGATCTCCAGCGCCATGTTCTGGGTCGAGGAGTTTCACATCGACGGGCTGCGCGTCGATGCAGTGGCATCGATGCTCTATCTGGACTATTCACGCGAAGCCGGCGACTGGCTACCTAATAAATTCGGCGGCAATGAAAACCTCGAAGCCCTCGATTTTCTGAGAGAGCTCAACGCCACCGTTCAAGGCAACCACCCCGGCGTACTGATCACCGCCGAGGAATCCACCGCCTGGCCCCAGGTAACTCGCCCCCCCGATCTCGGTGGCCTGGGCTTTGCAATGAAATGGAATATGGGGTGGATGCACGACATCCTGCAATATTTCGGCAAGGATCCGATACACCGCCACTTTCATCACGACCAGCTGACTTTCGGCCTGCTCTACGCGTTCACGGAAAATTTCGTATTGCCGTTCTCGCACGACGAAGTGGTGCATGGCAAACGGTCGCTACTTTACCGAATGCCTGGGGACGAGTGGCAGCGTTTTGCCAATCTGCGCCTGCTTTACGCATTCATGTACACCTACCCAGGGAAAAAATTACTTTTCATGGGATGTGAATTCGGACAAGGGAGCGAATGGAACTTTGATGCTCAGCTCGACTGGTATGTCACGCAATACGCGCATCATCAAGGCGTTCGCGCGCTGGTGAGCGATCTCAATCGCCTTTATCGAGACAATGCGCCCCTGCATCGCCAGGATTTCGAATGGCAGGGCTTCGAATGGATAGATTGCCACGACGCGGCCCAGTCGGTGATCAGCTTCATGCGCAAGGATGATGCCGGCAGGCATCTCCTGGTCGTATGCAATTTCACGCCGATTCCACGACAGCAATACCGACTGGGCACGCCACACCACGGCGTTTACCGCGAAAAATTCAATTCCGACTCCACCTATTATGGCGGCACGAATACTGGCAATCCACCGCTGATGCAGACCGAACCGACCCCCTGGATGGGGCGTGAGCGTTCGCTTTCGCTACAGTTGCCTCCGCTCGGTCTGCTGGTGCTTGAGCCTGCCGACTGA
- the mltF gene encoding membrane-bound lytic murein transglycosylase MltF — MINLKTRRGRRQLIRIAEIAAFIALMSTTLVYVLSRTPDTLLDRIKASGVLVVATRNGPTTYYQGPDGPTGFDYDLVEAFAHELGVKVKWVFPDNFSDLLPMVESGRVDMVAAGIAITPGRAERVRFGPAYQTIRQEVIYRAGEPRPRSVSDLIGKRLAVIAGSSFETRLRQLKKKYPQLGWQAESDTDIEELLYQVATGKLDYTLDDSNDVTLNRRFYPQIAVAFSIGSPQKLAWAFRRDDDSSLYHAAKAFFAKIEKNGELHRITERYYGHARSFDYVGTFTFMKHVAQRLPPLIPLFKAAAKKYHISWRLLAAISYQESHWNPNATSPTGVRGLMMLTRPTAEHLDVENRLNPEQSIMGGTRYFLKLRRELPASIKEPDRTWFALAAYNIGLGHVMDARRLAVRFGKNPNSWPDVKQILPLLSQRRWYRQTKFGYARGREPVQYVQNIRSYFDILIWLRDHNQKGQNLNTPLPSSLLNTPPSL, encoded by the coding sequence TTGATCAATCTGAAGACGCGTCGCGGACGCCGCCAACTGATTCGAATCGCCGAAATCGCCGCCTTCATCGCGCTGATGAGCACGACGCTCGTCTATGTCCTCTCACGCACACCGGATACCTTGCTGGATCGGATCAAGGCCAGCGGCGTGCTGGTTGTGGCGACACGCAACGGCCCCACCACCTACTACCAAGGCCCCGATGGCCCAACCGGCTTCGATTACGATCTCGTGGAAGCCTTCGCTCACGAACTGGGCGTCAAGGTCAAATGGGTTTTCCCCGACAATTTCTCCGACCTCTTGCCCATGGTCGAATCGGGCCGAGTCGACATGGTAGCTGCGGGGATCGCGATCACGCCCGGACGCGCCGAACGTGTACGGTTCGGCCCCGCCTATCAAACCATACGACAGGAGGTCATCTACCGCGCCGGTGAACCGCGCCCACGCAGCGTATCCGACTTGATCGGCAAGCGCTTGGCTGTGATCGCAGGCAGCAGTTTCGAGACCAGGCTGCGGCAGCTCAAGAAAAAATATCCTCAACTTGGCTGGCAGGCGGAATCGGATACCGATATCGAGGAGCTGTTGTACCAGGTCGCGACGGGCAAGCTCGATTACACGCTGGACGACTCCAACGACGTTACGCTAAACCGCAGATTCTATCCCCAGATCGCGGTTGCCTTCAGCATAGGCTCCCCCCAGAAACTGGCATGGGCGTTCCGACGCGATGACGACAGCAGCCTTTATCATGCAGCCAAAGCATTTTTTGCCAAAATCGAGAAAAATGGCGAACTGCACCGGATTACCGAGCGTTACTACGGTCATGCCCGAAGCTTTGATTATGTGGGCACATTCACTTTCATGAAGCATGTCGCTCAACGCCTACCGCCGCTGATTCCGCTGTTCAAGGCCGCGGCCAAGAAATACCACATCAGCTGGCGGTTGCTGGCGGCCATCAGTTACCAGGAATCCCACTGGAATCCTAATGCCACTTCGCCCACCGGGGTGCGAGGACTGATGATGCTGACGCGCCCGACCGCCGAGCATCTTGATGTTGAAAACCGCCTAAATCCGGAACAGAGCATCATGGGCGGGACCCGCTATTTTCTCAAACTGCGACGCGAACTACCTGCCAGCATCAAGGAACCCGACCGCACTTGGTTCGCCCTGGCCGCATACAACATAGGCCTTGGCCACGTCATGGATGCGCGACGTTTGGCCGTCAGGTTCGGCAAAAATCCGAACAGCTGGCCAGACGTGAAGCAGATACTCCCTTTATTGAGCCAGAGACGCTGGTACCGACAGACCAAATTCGGTTACGCGCGGGGCCGCGAACCGGTCCAATACGTGCAAAATATTCGCAGTTATTTCGATATTTTGATCTGGCTCCGCGACCACAATCAGAAAGGCCAGAATTTGAATACGCCACTGCCAAGCTCGTTGCTGAATACGCCACCGAGCCTGTAA
- the tadA gene encoding tRNA adenosine(34) deaminase TadA encodes MAPQGTPPEADREWMRRALSLADRAAADGEVPVGALVVREGGVLGQGWNRPVASNDPTAHAEILALREAAETIGNYRLAGCTLYVTLEPCPMCAGAMLHSRLDRVVFAAYDPRTGAAGSVFDILQSPHNLHRVQVRGGVLGEIAGERLRTFFRARRG; translated from the coding sequence ATAGCACCTCAAGGCACGCCGCCAGAGGCCGATCGCGAATGGATGCGACGTGCGCTGTCTCTGGCCGACAGGGCGGCCGCGGATGGCGAGGTGCCGGTAGGTGCGTTGGTGGTGCGCGAAGGCGGGGTGCTGGGCCAGGGGTGGAATCGTCCGGTGGCGAGCAACGATCCGACCGCACATGCCGAGATACTCGCGCTGCGCGAGGCAGCCGAAACCATTGGCAATTACCGATTGGCGGGGTGCACGCTTTACGTCACGCTCGAACCATGCCCGATGTGTGCCGGCGCGATGCTGCATTCGCGCCTGGATCGCGTCGTTTTCGCCGCCTATGACCCTCGCACTGGCGCGGCGGGCAGCGTGTTCGATATTCTGCAATCACCGCACAATCTCCATCGGGTGCAGGTCAGGGGTGGCGTGCTTGGCGAGATTGCTGGCGAGCGACTGCGGACATTCTTTAGAGCGCGGCGAGGATAG
- the guaA gene encoding glutamine-hydrolyzing GMP synthase: MTDNIHSDKILIVDFGSQYTQLIARRVREAGVYSEIHPWDMTSQAVREFAPAGIILSGSPESTVGEAAPHAPNAVFELGVPVLGICYGMQTMAAQLGGEVEVSAHREYGYARVRARGHSALLRDIEDEISPEGYGLLDVWMSHGDRVCALPPGFKLMASTDSAPLAGMADEDRHYYGVQFHPEVTHTRQGARILQRFVIDICGCRPLWTASNIIDDAMARVREQVGRDRVILGLSGGVDSSVVAALLHRALGDQLTCVFVDHGLLRLHEGDQVMKTFADHMGVEVIRVDAAARFLGALAGVTDPEEKRRTIGRLFIEIFDEEASKIADARWLAQGTIYPDVIESAGSKTGKAHVIKSHHNVGGLPEDMKLGLVEPLRELFKDEVRRIGLELGLPHEMVYRHPFPGPGLGVRILGEVVPAYVELLRRADAIFIEELRTYGFYDKVSQAFAVFLPVKAVGVMGDGRRYDYVVALRAVETVDFMTARWAHLPYEFLDHVSRRIVNEIDGITRVVYDVTGKPPGTIEWE, translated from the coding sequence ATGACCGATAACATCCATTCTGACAAGATCCTGATCGTCGATTTCGGCTCGCAGTACACACAGCTGATCGCCCGGCGTGTGCGTGAGGCTGGGGTCTACAGTGAAATCCACCCCTGGGACATGACATCCCAGGCGGTGCGCGAATTTGCCCCTGCGGGCATCATTCTGTCCGGCAGCCCGGAATCGACCGTGGGCGAAGCCGCGCCACACGCACCCAACGCTGTTTTCGAACTGGGCGTGCCAGTGCTCGGCATCTGCTACGGCATGCAGACCATGGCGGCACAGCTTGGCGGCGAAGTCGAGGTGAGCGCGCATCGCGAATACGGCTATGCCCGCGTGCGCGCGCGCGGGCATAGCGCGCTGCTGCGTGACATCGAGGACGAGATCTCCCCGGAGGGCTATGGTCTGCTCGACGTGTGGATGTCGCATGGAGATCGCGTATGCGCGCTACCCCCGGGGTTCAAGCTGATGGCGAGCACGGACAGTGCGCCGCTTGCGGGGATGGCCGATGAGGACCGGCATTATTATGGCGTCCAGTTCCACCCGGAGGTCACCCATACCCGCCAGGGCGCGCGTATCCTTCAGCGCTTTGTGATCGACATTTGCGGCTGCCGCCCGCTGTGGACGGCTTCCAACATCATCGACGACGCCATGGCGCGCGTACGCGAGCAGGTCGGTCGCGACCGCGTGATACTCGGTCTTTCCGGCGGCGTGGACTCGTCGGTGGTGGCCGCGCTGCTGCACAGGGCGTTGGGCGATCAACTGACCTGCGTGTTCGTCGATCACGGTCTGTTACGGTTGCACGAAGGCGATCAGGTCATGAAAACCTTCGCCGACCATATGGGCGTGGAAGTCATCCGCGTCGATGCCGCCGCCCGCTTCCTGGGGGCGCTGGCCGGCGTGACGGACCCGGAGGAAAAGCGCCGGACGATAGGGCGTCTGTTCATCGAAATCTTCGACGAAGAAGCGTCCAAAATCGCCGATGCACGATGGTTGGCCCAGGGCACCATCTATCCCGACGTGATCGAATCGGCCGGCAGCAAGACCGGCAAGGCGCATGTGATCAAATCGCATCACAATGTCGGGGGGCTGCCGGAGGACATGAAGCTCGGTCTCGTGGAACCTTTGCGCGAATTGTTTAAGGACGAAGTGCGCCGGATCGGGCTTGAGCTTGGGCTGCCACACGAAATGGTGTACCGCCATCCGTTCCCAGGCCCTGGACTGGGTGTGCGCATTCTCGGAGAAGTCGTGCCCGCTTACGTTGAGCTGCTGCGGCGTGCGGATGCCATTTTCATCGAAGAACTACGCACTTATGGGTTTTATGACAAGGTGTCTCAGGCCTTCGCGGTATTCCTGCCCGTCAAGGCAGTCGGCGTCATGGGCGACGGCCGTCGCTACGATTACGTCGTTGCGCTGCGGGCGGTGGAAACCGTCGACTTCATGACCGCGCGTTGGGCGCATCTGCCCTACGAATTCCTAGATCACGTATCGCGGCGTATCGTCAACGAGATCGACGGCATCACCCGTGTGGTCTATGACGTGACCGGCAAACCGCCCGGCACCATCGAGTGGGAATAG
- the guaB gene encoding IMP dehydrogenase has translation MRIVQEALTFDDVLLLPAHSRVMPRDVDLQTRLTREIRLNIPVVSAAMDTVTEARLAIALAQEGGIGIIHKNMTVDQQALQVRQVKKYESGVITQPITVTPDISIRELQALTRAHNISGVPVVNGQDLVGIVTSRDMRFQENLDAPVQSIMTPRDRLVTVREGAGLDEIRGLLHKHRIEKVLVVNDDFQLRGMVTVKDIQKSSDYPNACKDGEGRLRAGAAVGTGEGTEARVEALVEAGVDVLIVDTAHGHSQGVIDRVAWVKRNFPLLQVIGGNIATGAAASALVDVGADAVKVGIGPGSICTTRIVAGVGVPQISAIDNVYQALKDTDVPLIADGGIRFSGDIAKAIAAGAHCVMIGSMFAGTEEAPGEVELYQGRSYKSYRGMGSLGAMQKGSSDRYFQEEGSAVEKMVPEGIEGRVPYKGSISGIIHQLLGGLRSSMGYVGAPDIDAMRTKPEFVRVTNAGMRESHVHDVAITKEAPNYRID, from the coding sequence ATGCGAATCGTTCAGGAAGCCCTCACCTTTGACGACGTCCTGCTGCTGCCGGCGCACAGCCGGGTCATGCCGCGCGATGTCGATCTGCAAACCCGCCTGACGCGCGAGATCCGTCTTAACATCCCCGTGGTTTCCGCGGCGATGGATACGGTGACCGAGGCCCGTTTGGCCATCGCGCTGGCCCAGGAGGGCGGCATCGGCATCATCCACAAGAACATGACGGTGGATCAGCAGGCGCTCCAGGTCCGACAGGTCAAGAAATACGAGAGTGGCGTGATCACGCAGCCGATCACGGTCACGCCCGACATCAGTATCCGCGAACTGCAGGCGCTGACGCGAGCGCACAACATTTCCGGTGTGCCGGTGGTCAATGGCCAGGACCTCGTCGGCATCGTGACCAGCCGGGACATGCGGTTTCAAGAAAACCTGGATGCGCCGGTACAGAGCATCATGACGCCGCGCGACCGCCTGGTGACCGTGCGCGAGGGGGCGGGTCTCGATGAAATTCGCGGTTTGCTGCACAAACACCGCATCGAGAAGGTGCTGGTGGTTAACGACGATTTCCAATTGCGCGGCATGGTAACGGTCAAGGATATCCAGAAATCCAGCGATTATCCGAACGCCTGCAAGGATGGCGAGGGTCGGCTGCGGGCCGGCGCTGCGGTCGGTACCGGCGAGGGGACCGAGGCGCGCGTCGAGGCGCTCGTCGAGGCGGGCGTCGATGTGTTGATCGTCGACACCGCCCACGGCCATTCGCAAGGCGTTATCGACCGCGTGGCCTGGGTCAAGCGTAACTTTCCCCTGTTGCAGGTCATCGGCGGCAACATTGCCACCGGTGCCGCCGCCTCTGCGCTGGTCGATGTCGGTGCGGATGCGGTCAAGGTCGGCATCGGTCCGGGGTCGATCTGCACCACGCGAATCGTGGCCGGGGTCGGCGTGCCGCAGATCAGCGCCATCGACAACGTCTATCAAGCGCTCAAGGACACGGATGTGCCCCTCATCGCCGACGGTGGTATCCGCTTTTCCGGCGACATCGCCAAGGCCATCGCCGCCGGCGCACACTGCGTCATGATCGGCAGCATGTTTGCCGGAACCGAGGAGGCGCCCGGAGAGGTCGAACTCTACCAGGGACGATCCTACAAATCCTATCGCGGCATGGGGTCGCTCGGCGCGATGCAGAAGGGTTCCTCAGACCGTTATTTCCAGGAAGAGGGCTCGGCGGTCGAGAAGATGGTGCCGGAAGGCATCGAGGGGCGCGTGCCCTATAAAGGCTCGATTTCGGGGATCATTCACCAGTTGCTGGGCGGGCTGCGTTCCAGCATGGGTTACGTCGGAGCGCCCGATATCGACGCCATGCGTACCAAGCCCGAATTCGTCCGCGTGACCAACGCCGGGATGCGCGAGAGCCATGTGCACGACGTCGCGATCACCAAGGAAGCGCCGAATTACCGTATCGATTGA
- the xseA gene encoding exodeoxyribonuclease VII large subunit, which translates to MTEPTAHEILSVSQLNASARQLLEGAFGLTWVEGELSNLSRPASGHLYFTLKDGGAQIRAAMFRNRNQLLRFAPLAGQQVLVRGRVSLYEARGDYQLIVEHMEEAGEGALRRAFDALRLKLAAEGLFDPANKRPLPTYPNHIGIITSPTGAALRDILSVLRRRFPAIPVLVYPATVQGREAAPSLVAALKQANHDSRCDVLIVSRGGGSLEDLWAFNEETVARAIAASRIPVISAVGHETDVTIADFAADVRAPTPSAAAELASPDREALVARLRHDALRLRAAIRRPLGAALLQIDSLSGRLARRHPLSRLQQQSQRLDELEGRLRQAQHRHLQRLQAALQASRFRLRASSPAKRLALDGTRLARARQALPAATGARLQAAGERLAGLVRTLEAVSPLATLGRGYAILLDERGRAVRETAQAPPGSEIEARIAHGRLRCRVLATPTGND; encoded by the coding sequence ATGACCGAACCCACAGCGCACGAAATACTCAGCGTTTCGCAGCTCAACGCCAGCGCACGTCAATTGCTGGAAGGTGCTTTTGGCCTGACCTGGGTCGAAGGCGAGCTGTCCAATCTTTCCCGGCCGGCCTCCGGGCATCTGTATTTCACTCTCAAAGACGGCGGCGCACAGATACGAGCCGCCATGTTTCGCAATCGCAATCAGCTCCTGCGCTTCGCGCCGCTCGCCGGCCAACAGGTGCTGGTACGCGGTCGCGTCAGCCTGTACGAAGCCAGGGGCGACTACCAACTGATCGTGGAGCACATGGAAGAGGCCGGCGAAGGCGCCCTGCGCAGGGCCTTCGACGCACTGCGCCTCAAGCTTGCCGCGGAAGGTCTCTTCGACCCAGCCAACAAACGCCCCCTGCCGACCTATCCGAATCACATCGGCATCATCACTTCGCCCACCGGGGCGGCCCTGCGCGACATTTTGAGCGTGCTACGCCGACGCTTCCCGGCGATTCCCGTTCTCGTCTATCCGGCCACGGTACAGGGCCGGGAAGCAGCTCCCAGCCTCGTGGCGGCTCTCAAGCAAGCCAATCACGACTCTCGCTGCGACGTCCTCATCGTGAGCCGAGGCGGCGGCTCGCTGGAGGACTTGTGGGCCTTCAACGAGGAAACCGTGGCCCGCGCGATCGCGGCATCGCGTATCCCCGTGATCAGCGCGGTCGGGCACGAAACCGATGTGACGATCGCCGATTTCGCAGCCGACGTCCGCGCTCCCACGCCTTCGGCAGCCGCGGAACTGGCCAGCCCGGACCGGGAGGCGCTCGTTGCACGCCTGCGCCATGACGCCTTGCGCCTCCGGGCGGCCATACGCAGGCCGCTCGGCGCGGCCTTGCTGCAGATCGATTCGTTGTCTGGGCGCCTTGCCCGTCGACACCCTCTGAGCCGGCTGCAACAGCAAAGTCAGCGGCTGGATGAACTGGAAGGCCGGCTTCGCCAGGCTCAACATCGTCATCTGCAACGCCTGCAAGCCGCGCTGCAGGCCAGTCGATTCCGGCTGCGGGCAAGCTCCCCGGCTAAACGGCTGGCGCTGGACGGAACGAGGCTCGCACGTGCGCGTCAAGCCCTGCCTGCCGCCACGGGCGCACGCCTTCAAGCCGCTGGCGAACGGCTCGCCGGCCTGGTCCGCACGCTGGAGGCCGTGAGCCCGTTGGCGACGCTTGGACGAGGTTACGCAATCCTCCTCGACGAACGGGGACGGGCGGTGCGCGAAACGGCGCAGGCGCCTCCCGGCAGTGAAATCGAGGCGCGCATCGCTCACGGGCGACTACGCTGCCGGGTACTCGCGACGCCGACAGGTAACGACTAG
- a CDS encoding HAD family hydrolase, producing the protein MSSIKALIFDVDGTLADTERDGHRPAFNRSFADAGLDWEWTPALYGELLAVTGGKERIAHYIQRHRPDFKPAEGALEDFIAGLHRNKTRHYLELLGQGEIPLRPGVERLLREARDTGMTLAIATTTTPENVTGLLRSTLGDESVGWFGVIAAGDVVPAKKPAPDIFTHALSQLGLAADDCLAIEDSENGLLAARGAGLRTLVTVNDYTRDHDFDGACAVLDHLGDAHNPCRVLHGGCAGLAPMVTLPALRGCLDR; encoded by the coding sequence ATGAGTAGTATCAAGGCCCTGATTTTCGATGTGGACGGTACATTGGCCGATACCGAGCGGGACGGCCATCGGCCGGCCTTCAACCGCAGTTTCGCCGATGCCGGTCTCGACTGGGAGTGGACGCCGGCCCTGTACGGCGAGTTGCTGGCGGTGACTGGCGGCAAGGAGCGTATCGCTCATTACATACAGCGGCACCGCCCCGATTTCAAGCCTGCGGAGGGTGCGCTTGAGGACTTCATCGCTGGGCTGCACCGCAACAAGACGCGCCACTATCTCGAATTGCTTGGGCAAGGCGAAATACCGCTGCGTCCCGGTGTCGAACGGTTGCTTCGGGAGGCTCGGGATACCGGCATGACACTGGCCATTGCGACCACCACCACACCTGAAAACGTGACCGGCTTGCTGCGTTCGACGCTTGGGGACGAGTCGGTGGGGTGGTTCGGTGTGATTGCGGCCGGGGATGTCGTGCCGGCCAAGAAGCCGGCTCCGGATATCTTCACCCATGCGTTGTCGCAGCTCGGACTCGCAGCCGACGACTGTCTGGCGATCGAGGATTCGGAAAACGGACTGCTCGCAGCCCGTGGTGCAGGACTGCGAACTTTGGTGACGGTCAACGACTACACGCGCGATCATGATTTCGACGGTGCATGCGCGGTGCTCGACCATCTTGGCGATGCCCACAACCCCTGCCGCGTGCTGCACGGCGGATGTGCCGGCCTGGCGCCGATGGTGACGCTGCCTGCGTTGCGGGGCTGTCTCGACCGCTAG
- a CDS encoding TIGR04219 family outer membrane beta-barrel protein — translation MAIRHALAALGGCTLGLCSMGSAHAALGFNVSLGAGIWSQQPSGYVHYTTGGQSSSNVNLKSDLGLSSKSQGYAWVDIQHPIPVLPDVEVRYSRIDTSGSQVLSRTITYGGQTYTANQQVSSQLKLTQTDFIFYYQPINNIVQLRLGLDVKAMSLSADLKSGNQSSSASGSVAVPMLYAGLHADLPLTGLSAAVDGSYIGNGTNYFADYQAKIAYETPIGLGLQAGYRQMELKVASSNIDPNGDIKFKGAFAGIFYHF, via the coding sequence ATGGCAATCCGACATGCGCTTGCCGCCCTCGGCGGTTGCACGCTAGGCCTGTGCTCGATGGGCTCGGCACACGCGGCGCTCGGCTTCAACGTGAGCCTTGGAGCCGGCATCTGGTCGCAGCAGCCCAGTGGTTATGTTCATTATACGACCGGCGGTCAGTCGTCCAGCAACGTCAATCTCAAGAGCGATCTCGGTCTGAGCAGCAAGAGTCAGGGCTACGCTTGGGTCGATATCCAGCACCCGATCCCGGTGCTGCCGGATGTCGAGGTTCGCTATTCGCGTATCGATACCAGTGGCAGCCAGGTGTTGTCGCGGACGATCACTTATGGCGGGCAGACCTATACCGCCAACCAGCAGGTCAGCAGCCAGCTCAAGCTGACGCAGACCGACTTCATTTTCTACTATCAGCCCATCAACAATATCGTGCAGCTCCGTCTGGGTCTCGACGTCAAGGCGATGAGCCTGAGCGCCGACCTCAAGAGCGGCAATCAATCGAGCTCGGCCAGCGGCTCGGTGGCGGTGCCGATGCTTTATGCCGGCCTGCATGCGGACCTGCCGCTGACCGGGTTGAGCGCGGCGGTCGATGGTAGCTACATAGGCAATGGCACGAACTATTTCGCCGACTACCAGGCGAAAATCGCCTATGAAACGCCCATCGGCCTGGGTCTGCAGGCCGGTTATCGTCAAATGGAGTTGAAGGTCGCCAGCAGCAATATCGACCCCAACGGCGACATCAAATTCAAAGGCGCGTTCGCAGGCATCTTCTACCACTTCTGA
- the dksA gene encoding RNA polymerase-binding protein DksA yields the protein MAASDQNANTPVRSPVAGIAPYELKEGEEYMNDAQREHFRHILRAWRQELMEEVDRTVEHMKSEAANFADPADRATQEEEFSLELRTRDRERKLLKKISEALDDLDQGEYGYCKSCGSEIGIRRLEARPTATLCIECKTLQEIKEKQMA from the coding sequence ATGGCCGCTAGCGACCAGAATGCCAACACCCCCGTCCGCTCACCTGTCGCGGGTATCGCGCCTTATGAGCTCAAAGAGGGCGAGGAGTACATGAATGACGCGCAGCGCGAACACTTTCGCCATATCTTGCGCGCCTGGCGGCAAGAGTTGATGGAAGAAGTCGACCGCACCGTCGAGCACATGAAAAGTGAAGCCGCCAACTTCGCCGACCCGGCCGACCGTGCGACCCAGGAAGAGGAATTCAGCCTGGAGCTGCGCACCCGCGACCGCGAACGCAAACTGCTCAAGAAAATATCCGAGGCTCTCGACGACCTCGATCAGGGGGAATACGGTTACTGCAAGTCCTGCGGCTCGGAAATCGGCATCCGGCGCCTTGAGGCCCGCCCCACCGCCACGCTGTGCATCGAATGCAAAACCCTGCAGGAGATCAAGGAAAAGCAAATGGCGTGA